The uncultured Bacteroides sp. genome has a segment encoding these proteins:
- a CDS encoding ABC transporter permease, with protein sequence MKEATFKHKISEGIQDLFYIWKREFRTTFRDQGVLIFFILVPLMYPLIYGFIYTNEVVRKVPVLVVDDSRSSLSREFIRKVDATADVEVKAYCSNMEEAKQMMRERKAYGVIYVPGNFSSDIALGKQTKVSLYCDMSGLLYYKGILLSATAVSLDMNKNIKISHAGNTTNRQDEITARPIDYDNVALFNPQNGFAAFLIPAVLILLIQQTLLLGIGLSAGTAREHNRFKDLVPINRHYNGTLRIVMGKGLSYFMVYSIISVYVLCVVPRIFSLNQIGQPDVLTLFMLPYLAACIFFAMTASIAIRNRETCMLIFVFTSLPLLFISGISWPGAAVPAFWKYVSYIFPSTFGINGFVRINNMGATLNEVTREYQALWLQAGFYFLTTCWVYRWQIINSRKHVLNKYKEMKAKEQLASREITE encoded by the coding sequence ATGAAAGAAGCAACTTTTAAACACAAAATATCAGAAGGAATTCAAGATTTGTTTTATATCTGGAAAAGAGAATTCCGAACTACTTTCAGAGATCAGGGAGTTCTGATCTTCTTTATTCTCGTGCCACTGATGTATCCTTTAATATATGGATTCATATACACAAATGAGGTGGTGCGAAAAGTTCCTGTTCTAGTTGTTGATGATTCTCGTTCTTCATTAAGCCGTGAATTTATCCGGAAGGTTGATGCTACTGCCGATGTAGAAGTGAAAGCTTACTGCAGCAACATGGAAGAAGCTAAACAGATGATGAGAGAAAGAAAAGCTTATGGCGTAATATATGTTCCAGGTAATTTTAGCAGTGATATAGCACTAGGCAAACAAACTAAAGTGAGCCTTTACTGTGATATGAGTGGATTACTTTATTACAAAGGTATTTTGCTTTCTGCCACAGCTGTTTCGCTGGATATGAATAAGAACATCAAGATTAGTCATGCAGGAAATACAACTAATCGGCAAGACGAAATAACTGCCCGCCCTATAGACTACGATAATGTGGCTCTATTTAATCCTCAAAATGGATTTGCCGCCTTTCTGATTCCTGCAGTACTCATTTTGTTGATACAACAAACATTATTATTAGGTATAGGACTTTCAGCAGGAACGGCCCGTGAACATAACAGATTTAAAGATCTGGTTCCTATTAACCGGCATTATAACGGTACCCTAAGAATTGTTATGGGAAAAGGGCTAAGCTACTTCATGGTTTATTCCATAATCTCCGTTTATGTACTGTGCGTAGTTCCCCGTATTTTTAGTCTGAACCAGATTGGACAACCTGATGTGTTAACTCTGTTTATGTTACCTTACTTAGCAGCTTGCATCTTCTTTGCCATGACTGCTTCCATTGCCATTCGTAACAGAGAGACCTGCATGCTGATTTTTGTATTCACGTCACTTCCTCTTTTATTCATTTCAGGAATTTCATGGCCGGGAGCAGCCGTACCCGCATTCTGGAAATATGTATCTTACATATTCCCTTCTACTTTCGGAATCAATGGTTTTGTGAGAATCAACAATATGGGAGCAACATTAAATGAAGTAACCCGTGAATACCAGGCCTTGTGGTTGCAGGCTGGTTTTTATTTCCTTACTACATGTTGGGTGTATCGCTGGCAAATAATAAACAGCCGCAAGCATGTATTGAATAAATACAAGGAGATGAAAGCCAAAGAGCAACTAGCTTCGAGAGAAATAACTGAGTAA